A window of Halodesulfovibrio aestuarii DSM 17919 = ATCC 29578 contains these coding sequences:
- the proV gene encoding glycine betaine/L-proline ABC transporter ATP-binding protein ProV translates to MHLKQEKVVVKNLFKIFGPKGRQALPMLENGLSKEEIYQKTGLTVGVQDASFTVYEGEIFVIMGLSGSGKSTLVRMLNRLITPTAGSVIVEGKDIAKMPHDELVQFRLHNMSMVFQSFALMPHLTVLENTAFGLKLAGIPEDQRNTRAKEALDQVGLSGWEDASPSQLSGGMQQRVGLARALAVDPEIMLMDEAFSALDPLIRAEMQDELLELQQRHQRTIIFISHDLDEALRIGDRIAIMQDGVVVQVGSADEILRAPANDYVKSFFKSVDPTSILTTRDIVLNNHPTLIVTHGRNISAAQAYLSNSDRDYCYLLTPDKKLLGVVSTESLRDVAELESDSSTLADAYLPDVKTIDPDDVLTDIQPVVASSPCPVPVVNKDGRFMGVVSKSRFLRILHKPEQILNSVEEEIHV, encoded by the coding sequence ATGCATTTGAAACAAGAAAAAGTTGTTGTAAAAAATCTATTTAAAATTTTTGGCCCGAAGGGGCGTCAGGCATTACCAATGCTTGAAAATGGACTCTCAAAGGAAGAAATTTATCAGAAAACCGGTCTGACCGTCGGTGTACAAGATGCATCGTTTACGGTTTATGAAGGTGAAATTTTTGTTATTATGGGGCTGTCCGGCTCAGGGAAATCAACGTTGGTGCGCATGTTGAACCGGTTGATAACCCCGACTGCAGGAAGCGTTATCGTCGAGGGAAAAGATATTGCCAAAATGCCTCACGATGAGCTTGTTCAGTTCCGCCTTCATAATATGAGCATGGTTTTCCAGTCTTTTGCCTTAATGCCTCACCTCACTGTTCTTGAAAATACTGCCTTTGGTCTTAAACTTGCTGGAATCCCTGAGGACCAAAGAAATACCCGGGCAAAAGAAGCTCTCGACCAAGTTGGCCTTTCTGGATGGGAAGATGCTTCACCATCTCAGCTTAGCGGTGGGATGCAGCAGCGTGTCGGTTTAGCTCGAGCTCTGGCTGTCGATCCTGAGATTATGTTGATGGATGAAGCTTTCTCCGCCCTTGACCCACTCATCAGGGCTGAGATGCAGGATGAGTTGCTAGAACTGCAGCAGCGTCATCAGCGTACCATTATTTTCATTTCACACGATCTTGATGAGGCTTTGCGAATCGGTGACCGGATTGCCATCATGCAGGATGGTGTTGTTGTCCAAGTTGGTTCGGCTGATGAGATTCTACGTGCACCTGCCAATGACTATGTAAAGTCTTTCTTTAAAAGTGTTGATCCGACGAGTATCCTTACTACTCGGGACATAGTTCTTAATAATCATCCAACACTTATAGTTACCCACGGTCGAAATATTTCTGCTGCACAAGCCTATCTCAGCAACAGCGATCGCGACTATTGCTACCTCTTAACACCAGATAAAAAACTGCTTGGCGTGGTTTCCACAGAAAGTTTACGGGATGTTGCAGAACTTGAAAGTGATTCTTCAACATTAGCAGACGCATATTTGCCGGATGTCAAAACTATTGACCCGGATGATGTGCTTACGGACATCCAACCTGTGGTTGCCAGTAGCCCTTGTCCTGTACCTGTTGTGAATAAAGACGGCCGCTTTATGGGCGTTGTTTCAAAAAGTCGTTTTTTACGGATCTTGCACAAACCAGAGCAGATTTTAAATTCAGTAGAGGAGGAAATCCATGTTTAA
- a CDS encoding PAS domain S-box protein produces the protein MKETLRNLIEPENKDLFQELTDSFNDVVLFCNNHGVVIKSSIGANKFWECEVTHKTLWSLMEIPVGNINEMLSRYPAGRTSRISLSKKGKCNLWVMPIPQLLASNGGFVATLTPLAELQETYEECLHDNIIARKDSFKLFGALFDAAPDATILVDQDLTILSANPTAMRLFAFSDVENDSISLLTIIKESLRDIVLNGISSLSGGRLWCGELVAVGHSGEEIPVTITVKQVRLSDQLLFQVMLKDLSRRAELEENLKDREEELDSMDNTLRTVIRSVEEEKQEFREEVIGQVKQYLLPTIDRIAEVSSQDLRKSYSGILKSHIEDISENGTEVSDEMLSLSARQLEICKLIQVGMKGKEIAELLNISFETLQSHRKNIRKKLKLCGTKISLAAYLANRIDLDFE, from the coding sequence ATGAAAGAAACGTTACGTAATCTAATTGAACCTGAGAACAAAGATTTATTTCAAGAGCTAACTGATTCATTCAACGATGTTGTATTGTTCTGTAACAATCATGGAGTTGTTATAAAAAGCAGCATAGGTGCTAATAAATTTTGGGAATGTGAAGTGACACATAAAACTTTATGGTCTCTTATGGAAATACCGGTTGGCAATATAAATGAAATGCTTTCTCGATATCCAGCAGGGCGTACTTCACGTATTTCTTTGTCAAAGAAAGGTAAGTGTAACCTGTGGGTGATGCCCATTCCGCAACTGCTTGCGTCCAATGGTGGCTTTGTGGCTACTTTGACGCCACTGGCTGAACTGCAAGAAACATATGAAGAATGTTTGCATGACAATATAATAGCACGAAAAGATTCATTTAAACTTTTTGGGGCGTTATTTGATGCTGCGCCAGATGCGACAATTCTTGTCGACCAAGATCTAACGATTCTCAGTGCGAACCCTACGGCCATGAGGCTGTTTGCGTTTTCTGATGTAGAGAATGATTCCATTTCGTTACTTACGATAATTAAGGAGTCGTTGAGGGACATTGTATTAAATGGGATTTCCAGTTTAAGCGGAGGCCGACTATGGTGTGGGGAGCTTGTCGCTGTAGGTCATTCCGGAGAAGAAATACCTGTTACTATAACTGTAAAGCAGGTAAGATTATCAGACCAACTTCTTTTTCAGGTGATGCTCAAAGATTTAAGTCGGCGTGCTGAACTTGAGGAAAATTTGAAAGACCGTGAAGAGGAGTTGGACTCAATGGACAATACGTTGCGAACGGTTATTCGGTCGGTTGAAGAAGAAAAGCAGGAGTTTCGTGAAGAAGTAATAGGGCAAGTTAAACAGTACTTACTGCCGACAATTGACCGAATAGCCGAAGTCTCTTCACAAGATTTACGAAAAAGTTACAGTGGAATTCTTAAATCGCACATTGAAGATATTTCAGAAAACGGCACAGAGGTCTCAGATGAAATGCTGTCGTTATCAGCAAGACAACTGGAGATCTGCAAACTTATTCAGGTTGGAATGAAGGGCAAGGAGATTGCAGAACTTTTGAATATATCTTTTGAGACATTGCAGAGTCACCGTAAGAACATTCGTAAGAAGTTGAAATTATGTGGGACAAAGATATCTTTGGCAGCCTATTTAGCGAATCGAATAGATCTTGATTTTGAATAA
- the dgcN gene encoding N-acetyltransferase DgcN, with the protein MFEAPYLLFLGDAPDSLAAKMAQGVYDWRPESTVGQLRMEGCNADLGITDLSIQDAVAAGAKTLVIGIANRGGIISESWKSLLIEALEAGMDIASGLHNLLRDEPDLVAAAEKNGCTLHDVRIPSVNYPVANGKKRSGKRCLAVGTDCSVGKMYTALAIHREMQERGMKATFRATGQTGILIEGNGVPLDAVVADFMAGAIEWLTPDNDADHWDIIEGQGSLFHASYSGVTMALVHGGQPDALILCHEPTRKHMRGLPDYQQPSLEDLRDVALRLAQVVNPDCKVVGVSVNTQHMEETAALNYLKELEAQLGIPAVDPFKQGAGRLVEALECV; encoded by the coding sequence ATGTTTGAAGCACCTTATTTACTGTTCCTTGGAGATGCCCCTGACAGTCTTGCTGCAAAGATGGCACAAGGCGTCTATGACTGGCGTCCAGAGTCCACTGTAGGCCAATTGCGCATGGAAGGCTGTAACGCCGACCTTGGTATTACAGATTTGTCAATTCAGGACGCAGTAGCTGCCGGAGCTAAAACATTAGTTATCGGCATTGCCAACCGTGGTGGTATCATTTCTGAAAGCTGGAAATCTCTCCTTATTGAAGCCCTCGAAGCTGGAATGGATATAGCTTCCGGCCTGCACAATCTACTCCGCGACGAACCTGATCTGGTCGCTGCCGCCGAAAAAAACGGCTGCACTCTGCACGACGTCCGCATCCCGTCTGTTAACTACCCTGTTGCTAATGGAAAAAAACGCTCAGGCAAACGCTGTCTCGCTGTTGGAACCGACTGCTCTGTTGGCAAAATGTATACGGCTCTTGCCATACACCGTGAGATGCAAGAACGCGGCATGAAAGCGACCTTCCGCGCCACTGGTCAAACCGGAATATTGATTGAAGGCAATGGAGTTCCTCTTGACGCTGTTGTCGCCGACTTCATGGCTGGTGCCATTGAGTGGCTTACACCTGATAACGACGCAGACCACTGGGATATCATCGAAGGCCAAGGCAGCCTGTTCCATGCTTCCTACTCCGGTGTAACTATGGCTCTTGTACATGGCGGCCAACCGGATGCCTTGATTCTCTGCCACGAACCCACTCGCAAACATATGCGCGGACTACCTGACTACCAACAGCCTTCACTCGAAGATCTGCGGGATGTTGCTTTACGTTTGGCCCAAGTGGTCAATCCTGACTGCAAAGTTGTGGGCGTTTCAGTAAACACTCAACACATGGAAGAAACCGCTGCACTCAACTACCTTAAGGAACTTGAAGCACAGTTGGGCATTCCAGCTGTCGATCCTTTCAAACAAGGTGCCGGTCGTCTTGTAGAGGCTCTTGAATGCGTGTAA
- the dgcA gene encoding N-acetyl-D-Glu racemase DgcA, whose protein sequence is MRVTISKDIFPLAKVFTISRGSRTEAVVVRVEIEHDGVIGRGECVPYARYNETVESVMAQIEALTLPVTRETLQSLLPAGAARNAVDCALWDLEAKLSGKPVWELAGLDDPTPEVTAYTLSLDTPENMLAEAAKNASRPLLKIKLGGKGDIARIEAVRKGAPDARIIVDANEGWTPELYEEIAPVLVNLGVEMVEQPFPAGADDALLHIERILPVCADESCHDRNSLPALKGKYDMVNIKLDKTGGLTEALALRELAIKNGYQIMVGCMVGSSLAMAPAVLVAQNAAVTDLDGPLLLAEDRPHGLTYDAKHVYPPQPELWGAPDNSSTQKELS, encoded by the coding sequence ATGCGTGTAACCATAAGTAAGGACATCTTTCCTCTCGCGAAAGTATTCACTATTTCACGCGGTTCCAGAACCGAAGCTGTTGTCGTTCGTGTTGAAATCGAACACGACGGGGTCATCGGGCGCGGAGAATGTGTACCGTACGCTCGGTACAACGAAACTGTTGAAAGCGTTATGGCGCAAATTGAAGCACTCACGTTGCCTGTTACACGCGAGACTCTCCAGTCGCTTCTACCTGCAGGCGCAGCTCGCAATGCAGTTGACTGCGCCCTATGGGATCTGGAAGCAAAGCTTTCCGGAAAGCCTGTATGGGAACTTGCAGGTCTAGATGATCCAACACCGGAAGTTACCGCGTACACCCTTTCGCTGGATACACCGGAAAATATGCTTGCTGAGGCCGCAAAAAATGCATCTCGCCCTCTTTTAAAAATTAAACTTGGCGGCAAGGGTGATATAGCCCGCATCGAAGCTGTGCGCAAAGGTGCTCCCGATGCCCGAATTATCGTCGATGCCAACGAAGGCTGGACCCCTGAACTTTATGAAGAAATTGCTCCGGTGCTGGTTAATCTCGGGGTAGAGATGGTCGAACAGCCTTTCCCTGCCGGTGCTGACGATGCCCTGCTTCATATAGAGCGCATCCTGCCAGTCTGTGCAGACGAATCCTGTCATGACCGCAATTCGTTACCTGCCTTGAAGGGCAAGTACGATATGGTCAACATTAAGCTCGATAAAACTGGTGGACTCACCGAAGCTCTGGCGTTACGGGAGCTTGCGATAAAAAACGGTTACCAGATTATGGTCGGTTGCATGGTAGGCTCTTCTCTTGCCATGGCTCCTGCGGTGCTTGTTGCTCAGAATGCGGCTGTGACCGATTTAGATGGTCCACTTCTTCTGGCCGAAGACAGACCCCACGGACTGACCTATGACGCCAAACATGTGTACCCACCGCAACCGGAGTTATGGGGTGCCCCCGATAACTCCTCTACTCAGAAAGAACTATCGTAA
- a CDS encoding D-amino-acid transaminase — translation MSRTVYVNGSYMPEENATVSIFDRGFLFADGVYEVTAVLDGKLVDYAGHVTRLERSLGELQMGMPISSEELLEVHRELIKRNNLEEGAIYLQITRGAEDRNFLFPKDAKQTIVLFTQAKSLTAEKSGLRVISVPDIRWGRRDIKTVQLLAPSMAKMMAKAAGKDDSWMVQDGFVTEGTSNNAYIVTKEGKIITRNLSTSILHGITRAAVLKLAAELDMEVEERPFTIEEAQQAVEAFVTAATSFVCPVVEIDNVELSGGKVGPVATRLNQIYIEESRKAAI, via the coding sequence ATGAGTCGTACAGTTTATGTAAACGGCAGCTACATGCCTGAAGAAAATGCCACTGTCTCAATCTTTGACCGCGGTTTCTTGTTTGCCGACGGTGTATACGAAGTAACCGCTGTTCTTGACGGAAAGCTTGTGGATTACGCAGGCCACGTAACCCGCCTCGAACGTTCCCTTGGCGAACTCCAGATGGGAATGCCTATCAGCAGTGAAGAACTCCTTGAAGTTCATCGTGAACTGATCAAGCGGAACAACCTTGAAGAAGGTGCTATCTACCTGCAGATTACCCGCGGCGCTGAGGACAGAAATTTCCTATTCCCTAAGGACGCCAAGCAGACAATTGTTCTCTTTACACAAGCCAAGTCACTTACAGCCGAAAAATCCGGACTTCGCGTAATCTCAGTTCCAGATATCCGTTGGGGTCGCCGCGATATTAAGACTGTACAGCTTCTTGCCCCTTCCATGGCAAAAATGATGGCAAAAGCAGCAGGAAAAGATGATTCATGGATGGTTCAGGATGGCTTTGTTACAGAAGGTACATCCAACAATGCATACATTGTGACCAAAGAGGGCAAAATCATTACCCGCAACCTCTCCACATCTATTCTGCATGGCATTACCCGTGCCGCAGTGTTGAAGCTTGCAGCAGAACTGGACATGGAAGTCGAAGAACGCCCTTTCACCATTGAAGAAGCACAACAGGCAGTGGAAGCCTTTGTTACTGCCGCCACTTCCTTTGTGTGCCCTGTTGTTGAAATCGACAATGTTGAGCTTTCAGGCGGAAAGGTAGGTCCTGTGGCCACCCGTCTCAACCAGATCTATATTGAAGAAAGCCGCAAAGCTGCCATCTAA
- a CDS encoding ATP-binding protein, with the protein MLSIELPAVMENLQVFQEAVIREAELTGFSSKGVFSLQLVLEEVFMNIVNHAYADSESGPVSVAVESAPGEMRIRIEDHGAPFNLLEADKPDTTLDMEDRAIGGMGIMLIRQMAKELSYLREDEKNIVHITMVDS; encoded by the coding sequence ATGCTTTCTATTGAGCTTCCTGCGGTCATGGAGAACTTGCAGGTTTTCCAAGAAGCAGTAATCCGTGAAGCCGAGCTTACTGGCTTCTCCTCTAAAGGGGTCTTCAGTCTTCAGCTTGTTCTTGAAGAGGTTTTCATGAATATTGTTAATCATGCATATGCTGATAGTGAATCTGGCCCCGTGTCGGTCGCTGTTGAATCTGCTCCTGGTGAAATGCGGATTCGTATTGAAGATCATGGAGCTCCGTTTAACCTTTTAGAGGCAGATAAGCCGGATACGACATTAGATATGGAAGACAGAGCCATAGGTGGTATGGGGATAATGCTTATTCGCCAGATGGCTAAAGAGTTAAGTTATCTTCGAGAAGACGAAAAAAATATCGTACACATAACTATGGTTGATTCATAA
- a CDS encoding STAS domain-containing protein, translating into MDIMKDFKEDIAIVTVNGKMDAVNAGQYQEAIEVLLNDGATKFAVDLSGLQYISSAGLRSILMGGKLIASKSGTQVICGLSGMVKEVFDVSGFSTMFSVVETQQDALVQLGG; encoded by the coding sequence ATGGATATAATGAAAGATTTCAAAGAGGATATTGCCATTGTAACTGTAAATGGAAAGATGGATGCGGTTAATGCGGGACAATATCAGGAAGCTATTGAAGTCTTGTTGAATGACGGGGCTACAAAATTTGCCGTAGATTTGTCTGGGCTGCAGTACATATCCAGCGCGGGGCTTCGAAGCATTCTTATGGGCGGTAAGCTTATTGCGAGCAAGTCAGGTACACAAGTCATTTGCGGTCTTTCTGGCATGGTGAAGGAAGTATTTGATGTTTCAGGGTTTAGTACCATGTTTTCTGTAGTGGAGACGCAACAAGATGCGCTAGTACAACTCGGAGGCTAA
- a CDS encoding SpoIIE family protein phosphatase, with translation MSRLSFGARLTIYILFATISVFLLVFGYNYTRTEQTIRELSRESARYLATGTVGRIEQVLQRVEQVPRYLAARLTANDISPQEVETALKDFVSSNPDVYGATVAFAQGGLPEVDKPYAPYFYKKGNGVQMVQLGNEGYQYWYQDWYMFPRQAGKPVWSEPYFDTGGGDVAMTTFSVPVYRTIKGKKKFLAVITADIAIDWLKRIVQDIKIYETGYAFILTSNAVFVVDQNDDFIMRSDHTIYELAIEAENPELKTLGYRMTAGKSGIMSMLSPKTKNAVEVLYTPITVNGWSLGVVIPEDELFSELHAQSITIFVLAISGILGIAVLVCFVAYNATRPLRALSASASEISEGHLDVGLPSVSRMDEIGRLALSFEEMRTALKEYIEDLTNTTAAKERIESELKIAKTIQANFLPKRFPPFPDRGEFDIFATLIPAREVGGDLYDFFILDDRHLFFSVGDVSDKGVPAALFMAVTKTLMKGIAEHERDPAQILYRVNDELASDNDSCMFVTLFCGVLDLHTGELVYSNAGHDAPFLIRENELVGALELPPGLVLGAMQGALYQNRRITLTANDKLLLFTDGVTEAMSTDGELFSMERLSAVASKNADKPIQELTDCVMSAVQSHAEEALQSDDITLLALHWHGRPRD, from the coding sequence GTGTCACGACTAAGTTTTGGTGCACGACTTACGATTTATATACTATTTGCAACTATATCAGTTTTTTTACTTGTCTTTGGATACAATTATACTCGAACAGAACAGACAATCCGCGAATTAAGTCGGGAAAGTGCCCGCTATCTCGCTACGGGAACCGTCGGACGGATTGAGCAAGTTTTACAACGCGTCGAACAGGTACCGCGTTATCTTGCTGCTCGTTTGACTGCGAACGATATCTCTCCGCAAGAAGTTGAGACTGCGCTTAAAGATTTTGTGTCCTCTAATCCCGACGTTTATGGTGCTACAGTTGCTTTTGCTCAAGGGGGATTGCCTGAAGTGGATAAACCCTACGCACCGTATTTCTATAAAAAAGGGAATGGGGTGCAAATGGTGCAGTTGGGCAACGAAGGGTATCAGTACTGGTATCAGGATTGGTATATGTTCCCGAGGCAGGCTGGAAAACCTGTGTGGAGTGAACCGTATTTTGATACAGGAGGTGGAGATGTGGCGATGACAACATTTTCTGTTCCTGTATACCGCACCATTAAGGGTAAAAAGAAGTTTTTGGCTGTTATCACTGCTGATATAGCCATTGATTGGCTTAAGCGCATTGTTCAGGATATTAAGATCTATGAAACCGGCTATGCCTTTATTCTTACCTCAAACGCTGTGTTTGTTGTGGATCAGAATGATGATTTCATTATGCGTTCTGACCACACTATCTATGAGTTAGCAATTGAAGCTGAAAATCCAGAGCTGAAGACTCTCGGCTATCGTATGACCGCAGGCAAAAGCGGTATAATGTCTATGCTTTCTCCAAAGACAAAGAATGCTGTTGAAGTGTTGTACACGCCGATTACTGTAAACGGCTGGAGTCTTGGGGTGGTAATTCCTGAAGACGAACTTTTCAGCGAACTACATGCCCAGAGCATCACCATTTTTGTTTTGGCAATCAGCGGGATTCTTGGAATAGCTGTGCTCGTTTGCTTTGTGGCGTATAACGCGACACGTCCCTTACGTGCACTATCTGCTAGTGCATCAGAAATTTCCGAAGGTCATCTTGATGTTGGACTTCCTTCCGTATCTCGTATGGATGAAATAGGAAGGCTTGCACTTTCGTTTGAGGAAATGCGTACAGCCTTGAAAGAGTATATCGAAGATTTAACCAACACCACGGCGGCAAAAGAGCGCATTGAGAGTGAGCTGAAAATTGCAAAAACTATTCAGGCAAACTTTCTCCCTAAGCGCTTTCCACCGTTTCCGGATCGGGGTGAGTTTGATATCTTTGCCACTTTGATACCTGCCCGTGAAGTTGGAGGGGATCTCTACGACTTTTTCATTCTCGATGATCGGCATTTGTTTTTCTCTGTAGGAGACGTTTCAGACAAGGGGGTGCCTGCAGCACTCTTCATGGCCGTTACGAAAACTCTCATGAAGGGGATCGCGGAACATGAGCGTGACCCTGCACAAATACTTTATCGGGTAAACGATGAACTGGCATCCGACAACGACAGCTGCATGTTTGTTACATTGTTTTGCGGCGTTCTTGATTTGCATACCGGCGAGCTTGTCTATTCTAACGCTGGGCATGATGCTCCTTTCCTGATTCGGGAAAATGAACTAGTTGGTGCTCTTGAACTCCCACCGGGGCTAGTACTAGGGGCTATGCAGGGAGCTTTGTACCAAAACAGGCGAATAACATTAACCGCTAACGATAAACTATTGCTTTTTACAGACGGTGTGACGGAAGCAATGTCGACAGATGGGGAGCTTTTTTCAATGGAGCGTCTTTCTGCAGTCGCTTCTAAAAACGCGGACAAACCTATTCAAGAGTTGACTGATTGTGTCATGAGCGCAGTGCAGTCTCATGCAGAGGAAGCTCTGCAGTCGGATGATATTACTTTGTTAGCACTGCACTGGCATGGACGCCCTCGCGATTGA
- a CDS encoding NAD(P)/FAD-dependent oxidoreductase yields the protein MSNKTDFDVIVVGGGPAGLFASYYLAENSNLSVCMIDRGPAVKNRTCPIGKTQKCVKCKPCHILSGIGGGGLFSDGKLNYIHKLGKTDLTQFMGLQEAKDLIDETEVIFNKFGMDGPVYPSNMDKAKAIRKEANKNGIDLLLIKQKHLGSDCLPDHIDNMSNYISERGVEIKTKEEVKRVVAEDGKIRGVETNQGTYTAKQVILAPGRVGADWISSVCNEYNLKVAQRGIEVGVRVETHNDVMSDITDVVYDPTFFVRTSKYDDQTRTFCTNPGGFIALENYQDFVCVNGHAFRDKKSDNTNFAFLSKVVLTDPVSDNTGYGTAIGKLATIIGDGKPILQRLGDLRRGRRSTWTRINNGHIAPTMTNVVPGDIAMALPERIVTNLVDGLDQLNSVIPGIADDGTLLYAPEIKFFATQVETSDDLETAIEGLYVAGDGPGVAGNIVSAAATGIVPAKAIIAKS from the coding sequence ATGTCTAACAAGACAGATTTTGATGTTATTGTTGTTGGCGGCGGCCCTGCCGGGCTGTTTGCTTCCTACTACCTTGCAGAAAATTCTAATCTTTCTGTATGTATGATTGACCGCGGCCCGGCGGTGAAAAATCGAACATGCCCAATTGGAAAAACCCAGAAGTGCGTGAAGTGTAAACCTTGCCATATCCTTTCCGGTATCGGTGGGGGCGGGCTTTTTTCCGATGGTAAGCTGAACTATATCCATAAGCTTGGAAAGACTGACTTGACCCAGTTCATGGGACTGCAGGAAGCGAAAGATCTGATCGATGAAACAGAAGTGATCTTCAATAAGTTTGGCATGGATGGCCCTGTCTATCCTTCGAACATGGATAAAGCGAAAGCTATTCGTAAAGAAGCAAACAAAAACGGTATTGATTTGCTTTTGATTAAACAGAAGCATCTTGGTTCTGACTGCCTTCCTGATCACATCGACAATATGTCCAACTATATTTCTGAACGTGGTGTTGAAATAAAAACCAAAGAAGAAGTAAAGCGTGTTGTCGCAGAAGATGGAAAAATACGGGGTGTTGAAACCAACCAAGGCACCTACACTGCCAAGCAGGTAATTCTTGCTCCGGGTCGTGTCGGTGCAGATTGGATCAGCTCTGTGTGCAACGAATATAATTTGAAGGTTGCCCAGCGTGGTATTGAAGTTGGAGTACGTGTTGAAACACATAATGACGTAATGTCTGACATTACAGATGTTGTGTACGATCCGACGTTCTTTGTGCGTACTTCAAAATATGATGATCAGACCCGTACTTTTTGTACAAATCCCGGCGGTTTTATTGCACTCGAAAATTATCAGGACTTTGTGTGCGTTAACGGGCACGCTTTCCGCGATAAAAAATCAGACAACACTAACTTTGCGTTCTTATCCAAAGTAGTGCTGACTGATCCGGTTTCTGACAACACCGGGTATGGAACCGCTATAGGGAAACTTGCTACCATCATTGGTGACGGTAAGCCGATTTTGCAGCGTCTTGGTGACCTGCGCCGTGGCAGACGCTCCACGTGGACTCGAATTAACAATGGCCACATTGCACCAACCATGACAAACGTTGTGCCGGGTGACATCGCAATGGCACTCCCTGAGCGTATTGTGACAAACCTTGTTGATGGTCTTGATCAATTGAATTCTGTAATTCCGGGCATCGCTGACGACGGAACTCTTTTGTATGCCCCTGAGATTAAATTCTTTGCAACTCAGGTCGAAACTTCCGATGATCTTGAGACAGCAATTGAAGGCCTCTATGTCGCTGGTGACGGTCCTGGGGTAGCAGGTAATATTGTATCCGCTGCTGCAACCGGCATTGTTCCGGCTAAGGCAATTATTGCAAAGAGCTAG